A DNA window from Agrobacterium vaccinii contains the following coding sequences:
- a CDS encoding putative bifunctional diguanylate cyclase/phosphodiesterase codes for MGVFVSGIWVLIFAAMQNWPLVLLEFALFATISAGWMAALRGYISQGMLVSQLACVLFIVIYSLMFDVPSDAAPRVAHIYLLIIALAGFVNHQLDPSRFQLGIILTSIACFVLFSACAMHYDFATPLPDSIRSVTAWVHAGVSASLLCGGILLIQRKLGPDSRYARELRMALLKDQFELFFQPQVDGAGQLVGAEALLRWRHPRLGYVPPDEFIPVAERAGLMPQLGGWVLDRGIETLAAWRNQPETRDLVLSVNVSPDQLFRENFVSHVISSLAASSVPPRALKLELTETMFVAEVDELISKIKALEKHGIGIALDDFGTGYSSLSYLQRLPLKQLKIDRSFVRAISTQRGARLARNICQMGHDLGLDILAEGIETEEQYRFMLGCGCSAFQGFYFGRPVALDVFKERFFG; via the coding sequence GTGGGCGTTTTTGTCAGCGGCATCTGGGTGCTGATCTTTGCGGCCATGCAGAACTGGCCACTGGTGCTCCTCGAGTTCGCGCTTTTTGCCACGATTTCCGCTGGGTGGATGGCGGCGTTGCGGGGATATATTTCGCAAGGAATGCTCGTTTCCCAGCTCGCCTGCGTCCTGTTCATCGTCATCTATTCCTTGATGTTCGACGTGCCGAGCGACGCAGCACCTCGTGTCGCGCATATCTACCTGCTGATCATCGCGCTTGCCGGTTTCGTCAACCACCAGCTGGATCCCAGCCGGTTTCAGCTCGGCATAATCCTGACATCCATCGCCTGCTTCGTTCTCTTTTCCGCCTGCGCGATGCACTATGATTTTGCGACGCCGCTGCCGGACTCCATCAGGTCCGTGACCGCATGGGTGCATGCAGGCGTTTCGGCTTCTCTACTCTGTGGCGGTATTTTGCTGATCCAACGCAAGCTGGGTCCCGATAGCCGCTATGCGAGAGAGTTGCGCATGGCATTGCTCAAGGACCAGTTCGAGCTCTTCTTCCAGCCACAGGTGGATGGCGCGGGGCAGTTGGTGGGAGCGGAAGCCCTGCTGCGCTGGCGCCACCCCCGCCTCGGTTACGTACCGCCGGACGAATTCATTCCCGTTGCCGAACGCGCAGGCCTGATGCCGCAACTGGGCGGCTGGGTTCTGGATCGTGGCATCGAAACCTTGGCGGCCTGGCGCAACCAGCCTGAAACGAGAGACCTCGTCCTTTCCGTCAATGTCAGTCCCGACCAGCTTTTTCGGGAAAATTTCGTTTCCCATGTCATTTCCTCACTGGCCGCGTCTTCGGTACCGCCGCGCGCGCTGAAGCTGGAATTGACCGAAACGATGTTCGTTGCCGAGGTCGATGAACTCATCAGCAAGATCAAGGCACTGGAAAAGCACGGCATCGGCATTGCGCTCGATGACTTCGGAACCGGCTATTCTTCATTGAGCTACCTGCAAAGGCTACCGCTGAAACAACTGAAGATCGATCGCAGCTTCGTGCGTGCCATCAGCACCCAGCGTGGTGCGAGACTGGCACGCAACATCTGCCAGATGGGCCACGATCTCGGCCTCGACATCCTGGCAGAAGGAATCGAGACCGAGGAGCAGTACCGGTTCATGCTGGGTTGCGGTTGCAGCGCGTTTCAGGGCTTTTATTTTGGCAGACCGGTGGCACTCGACGTCTTCAAGGAACGCTTCTTCGGCTGA
- a CDS encoding SDR family oxidoreductase — MKRFEGQSVFVSGGNKGIGYGIARRFAEEGAKVAIAAVEKDTAEIAARLAEETGAQTFGVTLDVRDAAAVREAYGAAEAAIGALSVSVQNAGVITISKVEELSEDQWDLNMEVNTKGAFLCCQEAIRRFRASGIKGRLINTASGQARQGFIYTPHYAASKFGVIGLTQSLAKELAPEGITANAICPGIIHTEMWDYNDRVWGKMLGDYQPGELMAEWVRNIPMRRAGTPAEVAALVAFLASEDAAYITGQTINIDGGLIMS, encoded by the coding sequence ATGAAACGCTTCGAAGGTCAGTCCGTATTCGTCAGCGGTGGTAACAAGGGCATCGGTTACGGCATCGCCCGTCGCTTTGCAGAGGAAGGCGCCAAGGTTGCAATCGCTGCGGTCGAGAAGGACACAGCCGAGATCGCAGCACGGCTTGCCGAAGAAACCGGTGCCCAGACATTCGGTGTGACACTGGATGTGCGTGATGCTGCCGCCGTTCGCGAGGCGTACGGTGCGGCGGAAGCCGCCATCGGGGCGCTGTCGGTCTCTGTCCAGAATGCGGGTGTCATTACGATTTCCAAGGTCGAGGAACTCAGCGAAGACCAGTGGGACCTTAACATGGAGGTCAACACGAAGGGCGCTTTCCTTTGCTGCCAGGAGGCTATCCGCCGTTTCCGCGCCAGCGGCATCAAGGGACGTCTGATCAACACCGCCTCCGGTCAGGCCCGCCAGGGCTTTATCTACACACCACATTATGCCGCCTCGAAATTTGGCGTCATCGGCCTCACGCAAAGCCTTGCCAAGGAACTCGCGCCCGAGGGCATCACCGCCAATGCCATCTGCCCCGGCATCATCCACACCGAAATGTGGGATTATAACGACCGCGTCTGGGGCAAGATGCTGGGCGATTACCAGCCCGGTGAACTGATGGCCGAATGGGTGCGAAATATCCCCATGCGCCGCGCCGGTACGCCTGCGGAAGTCGCGGCATTGGTCGCCTTCCTCGCCTCCGAAGACGCCGCCTACATCACCGGCCAGACCATCAACATCGATGGCGGGCTAATCATGTCCTGA
- a CDS encoding sugar-binding transcriptional regulator translates to MGRINELRLISRVAQMYYSEHKRQAEIAEHLHLSQATVSRMLKRAEAEGIIRTTIIPPVGTFNDLETRLRERFDLPEAIVVDCSEDRDGAIMARIGEAAAHFLEVTLSQNEIIGVSSWSQTIFKMVENIHPLKGAKAKYIVQTLGGMGDPSVQTHATQITTRLARLTEGEPKLLPVPGVSTSREAKLLMLADPFVRETIDLFGSITLAIVGVGAVEPSELLARSGNIFSTKELADLAQAGAVGDISLRFFDKEGRPVKTPLDDRVIGLPLENLSNVDRVIALAGGAKKTEAIAGALRTGVIDVLVTDKFTAERLVGP, encoded by the coding sequence ATGGGTAGGATCAACGAGCTTCGCCTGATATCGCGTGTCGCGCAGATGTATTACAGCGAGCACAAGCGGCAGGCTGAAATTGCCGAGCACCTTCATTTGTCGCAGGCAACCGTTTCGCGCATGCTGAAACGCGCCGAGGCCGAAGGCATTATCCGCACCACCATCATTCCTCCCGTGGGCACATTCAATGATCTGGAGACCAGACTACGTGAACGCTTCGACCTACCGGAAGCCATCGTAGTGGATTGCAGCGAAGACCGTGACGGCGCGATCATGGCGCGCATAGGCGAGGCTGCCGCCCACTTTCTGGAAGTGACGCTCTCGCAGAACGAAATCATCGGCGTTTCCAGCTGGAGCCAGACGATCTTCAAGATGGTGGAGAACATCCATCCTCTGAAAGGTGCCAAGGCGAAATATATCGTTCAGACGCTGGGCGGCATGGGCGACCCTTCCGTTCAGACCCATGCAACTCAGATCACCACGCGGCTGGCGCGTCTGACCGAGGGTGAACCCAAGCTGCTACCTGTTCCGGGCGTGTCGACCTCGCGTGAGGCCAAGCTTCTGATGCTCGCAGATCCCTTCGTGCGCGAGACGATCGACCTGTTCGGCTCCATCACGCTTGCCATCGTCGGCGTTGGCGCCGTCGAGCCATCGGAACTGCTGGCACGCTCGGGCAACATTTTCTCGACCAAGGAACTGGCCGATCTGGCGCAGGCCGGTGCCGTCGGCGATATTTCTCTGCGCTTTTTCGACAAGGAAGGCAGACCGGTCAAGACGCCGCTCGACGACCGGGTCATCGGCCTTCCGCTTGAAAATCTATCCAATGTCGACCGCGTGATTGCGCTGGCGGGCGGTGCCAAGAAAACCGAAGCCATTGCGGGCGCGCTGAGAACCGGCGTGATCGACGTGCTGGTGACCGATAAATTCACGGCCGAACGTTTGGTCGGCCCATAG
- a CDS encoding FGGY family carbohydrate kinase — MRAILSVDQGTTNSKAILVSETGSILARGSSPVGIAYPRPGWVEQEPTRIWASVCEAIDACLKAVTGDISVEAIAISNQRESVTIWDAETGEPLGPVLSWQCRRTASECADLIEKGHSERVMALTGLPIDPMFPGAKMRWLLDRSPKGRKVRLGTIDSWLIHCFTGGKVHACDASNAARSQALDLNKQVWSEELCALFGIDMDALPQVRDSSGDFGVTKNVPGIKDGTPILAAIGDSHAALFGHGAFNPGDGKVTFGTGSSVMTTLPHFIAPKQGITTTVAWQLGGQPTFAFEGNILVSAASLPWMVEILGLPDVAALVELASTAAPGGPGFVPAFVGLGAPYWNSDSRALFSQINFSTTRAQMARAVTDSIAFQVHDVFAAMGAQSPTGFGRLFVDGGPSQNRFLMQCVADLLEHPIIQRDAPEASALGAAYLAGLALGMWPDMEAVAKLNSSGNEITPATSNRNEKLATWKDAIARSTLRIRSANSE, encoded by the coding sequence ATGCGCGCCATCCTCTCCGTCGATCAGGGAACGACAAATTCCAAGGCCATTCTTGTTTCCGAAACAGGCTCCATTCTGGCCAGAGGATCATCCCCCGTCGGCATCGCCTATCCGCGACCCGGCTGGGTGGAACAGGAACCGACGCGCATCTGGGCTTCGGTCTGCGAAGCCATCGACGCCTGCCTGAAAGCTGTAACAGGTGACATCTCGGTTGAAGCCATTGCCATTTCCAACCAGCGCGAATCCGTTACCATCTGGGATGCCGAAACCGGGGAACCGCTCGGGCCTGTCCTGAGTTGGCAATGCCGCCGCACCGCCAGCGAATGTGCAGACCTCATCGAAAAAGGCCATTCGGAACGCGTAATGGCGCTGACCGGACTGCCCATCGACCCGATGTTCCCCGGTGCGAAAATGCGCTGGCTGCTGGATCGCTCACCAAAGGGGCGCAAGGTCCGACTTGGCACGATCGATAGCTGGCTGATCCATTGTTTCACCGGTGGGAAGGTTCACGCCTGTGACGCATCCAACGCAGCGCGCAGTCAGGCGCTCGATCTCAACAAACAGGTCTGGAGCGAGGAGCTTTGCGCGCTGTTCGGCATCGACATGGATGCCTTGCCGCAGGTGCGGGACAGCAGCGGCGATTTCGGTGTCACGAAGAATGTACCCGGCATCAAGGACGGCACGCCGATCCTTGCAGCCATCGGCGACAGTCATGCCGCCCTGTTCGGTCACGGAGCCTTTAATCCCGGCGATGGCAAAGTGACGTTCGGCACCGGTTCGTCGGTGATGACGACGCTGCCGCATTTCATTGCACCGAAACAGGGTATCACCACCACCGTCGCATGGCAGCTAGGTGGGCAGCCGACCTTTGCCTTCGAAGGCAATATCCTCGTCTCTGCTGCCTCGCTTCCCTGGATGGTCGAAATACTCGGCCTGCCGGATGTTGCGGCATTGGTGGAACTGGCCTCGACGGCGGCACCTGGCGGGCCGGGCTTCGTTCCCGCCTTTGTCGGCCTCGGTGCGCCCTATTGGAATTCCGACAGCCGCGCGCTGTTTTCCCAGATCAACTTCTCTACTACCCGCGCCCAGATGGCGCGCGCCGTTACCGATTCCATTGCATTCCAGGTGCACGATGTCTTTGCCGCCATGGGCGCGCAATCACCGACGGGCTTTGGACGCCTGTTCGTGGATGGCGGCCCGAGCCAGAACCGTTTTCTGATGCAATGCGTGGCAGACCTGCTGGAGCATCCGATCATTCAGCGGGATGCACCCGAGGCATCTGCATTGGGTGCCGCTTACCTTGCCGGTCTGGCGCTTGGCATGTGGCCCGATATGGAGGCCGTGGCAAAGCTCAATTCCAGCGGAAACGAGATTACGCCAGCGACATCGAACCGAAATGAGAAGCTCGCAACATGGAAGGATGCAATTGCCCGCTCGACCTTGAGAATCCGGTCCGCTAATAGTGAATAA
- a CDS encoding transketolase family protein yields the protein MNAPVSAPKLYDCRDAFAETIEALAAADPRVVAVCNDSVGSSKLGGFKTKFPERLINVGIAEQNMVGVGAGLANGGQLPFVCGASCFLTGRALEQIKADLAYSNANVKLIGISSGMAYGELGPTHHSIEDFAWTRVLPNLPVIAPCDRIETAAAIKWAADYAGPCFLRLSRVGVPDLLPEGHVFEVGKANLLREGTDLTLIANGTLTHRIVKAADILASRGIKARVLNMATVRPIDEAAIIAAANETGAILTAEEHSIFGGLGSAVAEVVVDHAPVPMKRLGVPGVFAHTGSAEWLLDEFGMAPEAIADAAQALVKRK from the coding sequence ATGAACGCGCCCGTATCCGCCCCCAAACTCTACGACTGCCGTGACGCCTTTGCCGAAACCATCGAAGCACTGGCCGCTGCCGATCCTCGGGTCGTTGCCGTCTGCAACGATTCCGTTGGCTCCTCCAAGCTCGGTGGCTTCAAGACGAAATTCCCGGAACGTCTGATCAATGTCGGCATCGCCGAACAAAACATGGTCGGCGTTGGCGCCGGTCTTGCCAATGGCGGGCAATTGCCGTTCGTGTGCGGCGCATCCTGCTTTCTGACCGGTCGTGCGCTGGAACAGATCAAGGCCGACCTTGCCTATTCCAACGCCAATGTGAAGCTAATCGGCATATCCTCCGGTATGGCCTATGGCGAACTTGGCCCAACGCACCATTCCATCGAGGATTTTGCCTGGACCCGCGTGCTGCCCAATCTGCCGGTCATCGCACCCTGCGACCGCATAGAAACCGCAGCGGCCATCAAGTGGGCGGCAGACTATGCCGGGCCTTGCTTCCTGCGCCTCTCGCGCGTTGGCGTGCCGGATTTGCTGCCGGAAGGTCACGTCTTTGAAGTCGGCAAAGCCAATCTCCTGCGCGAAGGCACGGATCTTACGCTGATCGCCAACGGCACGCTGACCCACCGTATCGTCAAGGCCGCCGATATTCTGGCGTCGCGCGGCATCAAGGCGCGCGTTCTGAACATGGCGACGGTTCGCCCCATCGATGAGGCGGCAATCATTGCCGCCGCTAATGAAACGGGCGCGATCCTGACGGCTGAAGAACATTCCATCTTCGGCGGGCTGGGTTCAGCCGTTGCCGAAGTCGTCGTCGATCACGCACCTGTGCCGATGAAGCGTCTCGGCGTTCCCGGCGTCTTTGCCCATACCGGCTCGGCTGAATGGCTGCTGGATGAATTCGGCATGGCACCAGAAGCGATTGCGGATGCGGCGCAGGCCCTGGTCAAGAGAAAATAA
- a CDS encoding transketolase → MEPKELERVARQIRLRDVQAVFEAGAGHVGGEMSAIDVMTALYFRVLRIWPDDPKNPARDRFVLSKGHTACALYVTLAKRGFIPEDEISTFLQPNSRLNGHPNCNKVPGVETNTGPLGHGLPVAVGMAKAAKLSGADYHTYVMTGDGEMQEGSNWEAIMAAAQFGLNNLTLIIDHNRFQQGAALSDTNDIAPLRPKLEAFGWDVSEINGNDMAEVVPALEHRSDRPHCIVAHTNKGHGISFMQDRVDWHHKVPSKEQYELAVKELSEAL, encoded by the coding sequence ATGGAGCCCAAAGAATTAGAGCGCGTTGCCCGCCAGATCCGTCTGCGCGATGTGCAAGCCGTTTTTGAAGCTGGCGCTGGTCATGTGGGCGGTGAGATGTCTGCCATCGATGTTATGACGGCACTCTATTTTCGCGTTTTGCGGATCTGGCCGGATGATCCGAAGAACCCGGCCCGCGACCGCTTCGTGCTGTCGAAGGGCCATACGGCCTGCGCGCTTTACGTGACGCTTGCCAAGCGCGGTTTCATTCCTGAAGACGAGATTTCCACCTTCCTTCAGCCCAATTCGCGCCTCAACGGTCACCCGAACTGCAACAAGGTACCGGGTGTCGAAACCAATACCGGCCCGCTCGGCCACGGCCTCCCGGTGGCGGTGGGCATGGCCAAGGCTGCGAAGCTTTCCGGTGCCGATTACCATACCTATGTCATGACCGGAGACGGCGAAATGCAGGAAGGCTCCAACTGGGAGGCCATCATGGCCGCCGCCCAGTTCGGCCTCAACAATCTGACGCTGATCATCGATCACAATCGGTTCCAGCAGGGTGCGGCCCTCTCCGATACCAACGACATCGCGCCGCTTCGCCCGAAGCTGGAGGCATTTGGCTGGGACGTGAGCGAGATCAATGGCAACGACATGGCCGAGGTCGTTCCTGCGCTCGAACATCGCAGCGACCGTCCGCACTGCATCGTGGCACATACCAACAAGGGTCACGGCATTTCCTTCATGCAGGACCGGGTGGATTGGCATCACAAGGTTCCGAGCAAGGAACAGTATGAACTCGCAGTCAAAGAACTCTCGGAGGCCCTATAA